From the genome of Clostridium sp. BNL1100, one region includes:
- a CDS encoding ABC transporter permease, with amino-acid sequence MVNMIRADLYKVFKSTVIKVLFAITLFCSLMMVLFAYLIPKGSLGGEYTGIGFMFSDMNTMSILGAVTAGIFICGDFENKTIHNIIADGDGRGRIIVSKSIVFFCSILFIILPYALATIIAVCTGYKFDMGSVSIGFLNVLSKESGIELSASVLAKLIVVTGTLILVHMSQLSLCLPIAFAVKKPVLVVAIYYAISILSGQLSSLASRSEVVNDILSLTPFGGNRMFLTVQSGGGELFKAFVVSIIFGIVVITITYGIFRKSEIK; translated from the coding sequence ATGGTTAACATGATTCGTGCTGACTTATATAAAGTATTTAAATCAACAGTAATAAAGGTTTTATTTGCAATTACGTTATTCTGCTCCTTAATGATGGTATTGTTTGCATACCTTATTCCCAAGGGCAGTCTTGGAGGGGAATATACGGGGATTGGCTTTATGTTCTCAGATATGAATACAATGAGTATTCTTGGAGCTGTAACAGCAGGAATTTTTATTTGCGGAGATTTTGAAAACAAAACAATCCATAACATTATAGCGGATGGGGACGGTAGAGGCAGGATAATAGTCAGTAAATCCATTGTGTTCTTTTGTTCAATTCTGTTCATTATTCTTCCTTATGCTCTAGCAACAATCATTGCGGTGTGTACCGGATATAAATTTGATATGGGTTCGGTATCCATTGGATTTTTAAATGTATTATCTAAAGAATCAGGTATTGAACTTAGTGCATCTGTGTTGGCAAAGCTGATTGTAGTAACAGGTACGCTGATATTGGTTCACATGTCACAGCTAAGCTTATGCCTGCCCATTGCATTTGCAGTTAAAAAGCCTGTTTTAGTGGTTGCAATATATTATGCTATTTCCATTCTTAGCGGGCAATTGTCATCTTTAGCATCACGGTCAGAAGTTGTTAACGATATTTTGTCTTTGACTCCCTTTGGAGGAAACAGAATGTTTTTGACTGTACAATCCGGAGGCGGAGAACTTTTTAAGGCGTTTGTAGTAAGTATAATATTTGGTATTGTAGTTATTACAATTACTTATGGTATTTTCAGAAAATCAGAAATAAAGTAA
- a CDS encoding ATP-binding cassette domain-containing protein: protein MKEYVLKTNSLTKSYHGVKVLDNVSLAIEAGRIYGLIGRNGAGKTTFMRIAAGLAFPTGGHVELFGKKGDKLLETQRKRMGCMIEYPGFIPYMSAQENLRYYRIIKGIPNVNVEQELLELVGLANTGKKKAKNFSLGMKQRLGIAIALLGEPELLILDEPINGLDPLGVVEIRNLLNRLSDERHMTILISSHNLPELYQVATDYIIMHQGVVKQAVTLSELEEKCKHHIFIECDQPEKLASVLETQLGTTNYKVMPDKRIKLYDYLDNREAVSRAIFDNGILVTEFSIQGDTLENYFISVIGGEQNG from the coding sequence ATGAAGGAATATGTTTTGAAAACAAATAGCCTGACTAAAAGTTATCATGGTGTAAAAGTACTGGATAATGTATCTCTAGCTATAGAGGCAGGCAGAATATACGGATTGATAGGCAGGAACGGAGCCGGTAAAACGACATTTATGAGGATAGCAGCCGGACTTGCTTTTCCCACAGGAGGCCATGTGGAGCTGTTTGGAAAGAAGGGAGATAAGCTGCTTGAGACCCAAAGAAAAAGAATGGGTTGCATGATTGAATATCCCGGTTTCATACCTTACATGTCCGCACAGGAAAACCTCAGGTATTATCGGATAATTAAAGGTATTCCAAACGTTAACGTAGAGCAGGAACTGCTTGAACTTGTAGGTCTTGCAAATACAGGAAAAAAGAAGGCTAAAAACTTTTCCCTTGGAATGAAGCAGCGCCTGGGAATAGCCATAGCATTATTGGGAGAGCCGGAACTGCTGATTCTGGACGAGCCAATTAATGGGCTTGACCCTCTAGGAGTAGTAGAGATAAGGAATCTCCTTAACAGGCTGAGTGATGAAAGACATATGACCATTCTGATATCCAGCCACAATCTGCCGGAGCTTTATCAGGTTGCTACAGACTATATAATAATGCATCAGGGAGTGGTGAAACAGGCAGTTACACTGTCAGAACTGGAAGAAAAATGTAAACATCATATCTTTATCGAATGCGACCAGCCCGAAAAACTGGCAAGTGTTCTGGAAACCCAGCTTGGTACAACTAACTATAAGGTAATGCCGGATAAGAGAATAAAGCTTTACGATTATCTTGATAACAGAGAAGCAGTATCGAGGGCAATTTTTGATAATGGTATTTTGGTAACTGAATTTTCAATACAGGGAGATACTCTTGAAAATTATTTTATTTCAGTGATTGGTGGTGAACAGAATGGTTAA
- a CDS encoding response regulator transcription factor has product MEKILIIEDNKDVNLMLSEILTEEGFEVFSAYTGTDGFKEIKKNQYDLILLDIMLPFKSGDEILKEVREFSDVPVIVISAKDIIGLKIDLLKMGADDYITKPFDLGEVVARVSANLRRSRRKTQSEKILRYKDMAVDIASKRIVVNDTELELTAKEYGIMELLIKNREKVFTKANLYETIWQDAYLGDDNAVKTHMSNLRSKLKNANSQQDYIETVWGLGYRLYKE; this is encoded by the coding sequence ATGGAAAAAATACTCATTATTGAAGATAATAAAGATGTAAATTTAATGTTGTCGGAAATACTTACAGAGGAAGGCTTTGAAGTATTTTCGGCATATACCGGAACCGATGGATTTAAAGAGATAAAGAAGAATCAGTATGATCTGATTCTTCTTGACATTATGCTTCCGTTTAAAAGCGGTGACGAGATACTAAAAGAAGTGCGTGAATTTTCAGATGTACCTGTCATCGTCATTTCAGCCAAAGATATAATTGGATTAAAAATTGATTTGCTTAAAATGGGTGCCGATGATTATATAACAAAACCTTTTGACTTAGGTGAGGTTGTTGCAAGAGTTTCAGCAAATCTCAGGCGCTCCCGCAGAAAGACACAGTCAGAAAAAATATTACGTTATAAGGATATGGCTGTTGACATTGCTTCAAAAAGGATAGTTGTCAATGACACGGAACTTGAACTGACAGCCAAGGAATACGGGATAATGGAATTACTCATAAAGAACAGGGAGAAGGTATTTACCAAAGCAAATCTTTATGAAACCATTTGGCAGGATGCATATCTCGGAGATGATAATGCAGTGAAAACCCACATGAGCAATCTAAGAAGTAAACTTAAAAACGCAAATTCTCAGCAAGATTATATAGAAACAGTGTGGGGACTCGGTTACCGTCTGTACAAAGAATAA
- a CDS encoding macrolide family glycosyltransferase — translation MSKVFFFNIPFHGHVNPSLGLVSELVKSGEEVIYYCNESFREKIESTGAVFRRYSSKFYLDENYVTYNITDLFRVHLELSSLILDELIEDVKRDKPTYIVHDTMCPWGKHLAEITNIPAINTFSTIALEPDGFILTAGFVLALAFNIVKNIPNMIKVRRSKKIIERKYNIKVNSLLDVVLNKEEINLVYTSKEFQPKSEKLMKHYKFVGPSSMFRKENVPELKLNRNAKRPLLFISMGTIFNNNKDFFNICAEAFGNMEIDVLMSVGKSIDISALTIPNNFTVKHYFEVPQLEILKECNIFMTHGGMNSTQEGLYYGVPLIIIPQQQEQAHVAMQVVRTGSGICLKKSKITSDLLKKSVQTIMSDYSYRENALRMRDSFINAGGPGQAVKDIQLYVGKKRIVQMVE, via the coding sequence ATGTCCAAGGTGTTTTTTTTCAACATTCCTTTTCATGGTCATGTAAATCCCAGTTTGGGTTTGGTTAGCGAGTTGGTTAAGAGCGGCGAGGAAGTAATATATTATTGCAACGAAAGTTTCAGAGAAAAGATTGAAAGTACCGGAGCTGTGTTCAGAAGGTACAGCAGTAAATTTTATCTGGATGAAAATTATGTAACATATAATATTACGGATTTGTTCAGGGTTCATCTTGAATTGAGTTCATTAATACTTGATGAATTGATAGAGGATGTGAAAAGAGATAAGCCTACATATATAGTACATGATACTATGTGCCCTTGGGGAAAACATTTGGCCGAAATTACAAATATACCTGCAATTAATACTTTTTCAACTATAGCTTTGGAACCGGACGGATTTATTTTAACCGCCGGTTTTGTTTTAGCACTGGCTTTTAATATAGTAAAAAATATACCTAACATGATAAAAGTACGAAGAAGTAAAAAAATAATTGAAAGAAAATATAATATAAAAGTAAACAGTCTGTTGGATGTTGTCCTTAACAAGGAAGAGATAAATTTAGTATATACCTCAAAGGAATTCCAGCCAAAGTCAGAAAAACTTATGAAACATTACAAGTTTGTAGGCCCGTCCAGTATGTTCAGAAAAGAGAATGTACCGGAACTAAAGCTCAACAGGAACGCTAAAAGGCCACTGCTGTTCATATCCATGGGGACCATATTCAATAACAATAAAGATTTCTTTAATATCTGTGCTGAGGCTTTTGGAAACATGGAAATAGATGTACTAATGTCAGTAGGAAAGAGTATTGATATATCAGCATTGACAATCCCGAACAACTTTACCGTAAAACACTATTTTGAAGTTCCCCAGTTGGAAATATTAAAAGAATGCAATATATTCATGACACATGGAGGAATGAACAGTACACAAGAAGGTCTTTACTACGGAGTTCCGTTAATAATCATACCACAACAGCAGGAACAGGCCCATGTAGCAATGCAGGTAGTCAGAACCGGAAGTGGTATTTGTCTGAAAAAATCAAAGATTACTTCCGACTTACTAAAAAAATCGGTACAAACAATAATGTCTGACTATTCATACCGGGAGAATGCACTAAGGATGAGGGATTCTTTCATAAATGCAGGTGGCCCCGGACAGGCTGTTAAGGATATACAACTTTATGTGGGAAAGAAAAGAATAGTCCAAATGGTTGAATGA
- a CDS encoding acyl carrier protein, whose amino-acid sequence MNEKQNVGQIEDILANIWKEVLHVKTLDVNDRFFDLGGDSFKAEMITDICLEKGIQVTPNDIFNYRTISEIVKNMHTTDNLEKEIVMLHNKTEGKKLKIKYQRDITTYLHRSIPLCAILSDERYYTWFYQHYIQLFFITYNNSFSRLEFLEPKNNFEDIFEEKYLTYAEQQSDIIDFVEKSIDSGTYLTINVDEYYLPQKGSYNEHHYVHQSMVFGYDKAERKLMGLGFDTNMVFKELEFYYDDFAKAYESAKTNYKHTAPWAETEAIQLLTPKQTAGEYKFDLNKFMEEIYKYLEGSNLDKSRIEKLIPLEEQQMCTNLIYGPKIYSAMVESLEKLGRDIIQGLDVQGMVEQFKEKMLGDIMPAIDYRSIHLLYEHKRGLYDRFKYIADKYYTSAKLDDLLNEFNKLVEKMNTARLTFFDLEHMLRFNFNPAAVNFEDILVSFQKVIDTIKTIGGREEGLLRELCREFETGYKGGK is encoded by the coding sequence ATGAACGAAAAACAGAATGTGGGGCAAATTGAGGACATACTGGCAAATATCTGGAAGGAAGTACTGCATGTAAAGACATTAGATGTAAATGACAGATTCTTTGATTTGGGAGGAGATTCATTTAAAGCAGAAATGATAACGGACATTTGTTTGGAAAAGGGTATTCAGGTGACGCCCAATGATATTTTTAACTATAGGACAATTTCAGAAATAGTCAAAAATATGCATACTACTGACAATTTAGAAAAAGAGATTGTTATGCTCCATAATAAAACAGAAGGAAAAAAGTTGAAAATAAAATATCAAAGGGATATAACAACATATTTGCATCGGTCTATTCCTCTATGTGCTATTTTATCAGACGAAAGGTATTATACATGGTTTTATCAACACTATATTCAATTATTTTTCATTACATACAATAACAGTTTTTCAAGATTGGAGTTTTTAGAGCCAAAAAACAACTTTGAAGATATATTTGAAGAGAAATACCTTACTTACGCTGAACAACAGTCTGATATTATTGATTTTGTTGAAAAGAGCATTGACTCCGGCACATATCTTACAATAAATGTTGATGAATATTACTTGCCCCAGAAGGGCAGCTACAATGAACATCACTATGTTCACCAATCAATGGTTTTTGGTTATGATAAAGCAGAAAGAAAATTAATGGGGCTGGGTTTTGACACAAATATGGTGTTTAAAGAGCTTGAATTTTACTACGATGATTTTGCCAAGGCATATGAATCGGCTAAGACAAATTATAAGCATACGGCACCATGGGCAGAGACCGAAGCAATACAGCTGCTGACACCAAAGCAAACGGCAGGGGAATATAAATTTGATTTGAACAAATTCATGGAAGAAATATATAAATACCTGGAAGGTTCAAACCTGGATAAATCCAGAATTGAAAAACTTATACCTTTGGAAGAACAGCAAATGTGTACTAATTTAATATATGGCCCCAAAATATACAGTGCAATGGTAGAAAGCCTTGAAAAGCTTGGCAGAGACATCATTCAAGGATTGGATGTTCAGGGGATGGTAGAGCAGTTTAAGGAAAAGATGCTGGGGGACATAATGCCTGCAATTGACTACAGAAGTATTCATTTATTATACGAACATAAAAGAGGACTTTATGACAGGTTTAAATATATTGCAGATAAATACTACACATCAGCAAAATTAGACGACTTATTGAATGAATTTAATAAACTGGTGGAAAAGATGAACACTGCAAGGCTTACATTCTTTGATTTGGAGCATATGTTAAGATTTAATTTCAATCCTGCTGCTGTGAACTTTGAGGATATATTGGTTTCATTTCAGAAAGTAATAGATACAATAAAAACAATCGGAGGTAGAGAAGAAGGTTTATTAAGAGAGCTTTGCAGAGAATTTGAAACAGGCTATAAAGGAGGAAAATAG
- a CDS encoding macrolide family glycosyltransferase, with the protein MSKVFFFSIPFSGHVNPGVGLAGELVEKGEEVIYYCTDSFREKIESSGAVFRSYGDKFYLNDDFVTHNNIEILRVHMELSELIMEQLYNDIKRDRPDYIIHDFMSTWGKHAAQASNIPAVNMYTTFVERPEGILKTVGLVLAVVFLILKNIPRMIDIRKISRRLKKKYNIKVKGLIDIIDNKEALTLVFTSRKFQPYSEKFGDDYKFIGPVSMYRKEKIKGFRLNRSEGRPLLFISLGTVFNNDREFFIKCIKAFGNMHMDVLMSVGKKIDISSLAIPENFTVKHFYEIPQLEVLKECDVFITHGGMNSVHEGLMNGIPLIVVPQQLEQSHMAKRVAETGSGIYLDMSEVTPESLKECYKKITSDDSYGKNADKMKDSFLKAGGPERAAEEICSYIKKH; encoded by the coding sequence ATGTCAAAAGTGTTTTTTTTCAGCATACCATTTTCCGGACATGTTAATCCCGGTGTGGGACTAGCCGGGGAGTTGGTAGAAAAAGGCGAAGAAGTCATATACTACTGTACTGACAGCTTCAGGGAAAAGATTGAAAGCTCTGGCGCTGTCTTCAGAAGCTATGGAGATAAATTTTACCTGAATGATGATTTTGTTACACACAATAATATTGAAATATTGAGAGTTCACATGGAGTTAAGTGAACTTATAATGGAACAACTGTATAACGATATAAAACGGGACAGGCCTGACTATATAATCCATGATTTTATGTCTACATGGGGAAAACATGCGGCACAGGCCTCGAATATACCGGCTGTCAATATGTATACAACATTTGTAGAAAGACCGGAAGGTATTTTAAAGACAGTTGGTTTAGTTTTGGCAGTGGTATTTTTGATACTCAAAAACATTCCAAGAATGATAGATATACGAAAAATTTCCAGAAGGTTAAAAAAGAAATACAATATAAAAGTAAAAGGCTTGATTGATATTATCGACAATAAAGAGGCCTTAACACTGGTATTTACATCCCGTAAATTTCAACCGTATTCTGAAAAGTTTGGGGACGATTACAAATTTATAGGGCCTGTAAGTATGTATAGGAAGGAGAAAATAAAAGGTTTCAGGCTAAACAGGTCAGAAGGCAGACCCTTACTTTTTATTTCCCTTGGTACGGTGTTTAATAATGACAGAGAGTTCTTTATAAAATGTATCAAGGCTTTTGGCAACATGCATATGGATGTTCTCATGTCGGTAGGCAAGAAAATAGATATATCATCCCTTGCAATTCCAGAAAACTTTACAGTAAAGCATTTTTACGAGATACCCCAGTTAGAAGTACTAAAAGAATGCGATGTATTTATAACTCACGGAGGAATGAACAGCGTCCACGAGGGACTTATGAACGGAATTCCATTGATAGTCGTACCACAGCAGTTAGAACAGTCTCATATGGCAAAACGGGTAGCTGAAACAGGAAGCGGAATCTATCTTGACATGTCGGAAGTTACGCCGGAGTCGTTAAAAGAATGTTATAAAAAAATAACCTCTGATGATTCATACGGAAAAAATGCTGATAAAATGAAGGATTCGTTTTTAAAAGCAGGCGGGCCGGAGCGTGCCGCAGAGGAGATATGTTCTTATATAAAAAAGCATTGA
- a CDS encoding macrolide family glycosyltransferase translates to MSKVFFFNIPFHGHVNPSLGLAQELVKKGEEVIYYGIDSFREKIESTGARFRSYGDKFYLDENFVTYNLTELFKVHMENSEFIMDKLLQDIERDKPDYIVHDSLATWGKCAAAAAGIPAIDTFTTIVLAPDGFLLTAGFILSFALAMITNIPNVLKIQKIRKNLKNKYNVHIESLVDILCNRQDLNLVYTSDIFQPNRQALGNEYKFIGPTSMFRKESITGFSIDRRGNRPLLFISMGTIFNNNREFFDKCTEAFGDMELDVLMSVGKNINIPSLLIPENFTVKPYNEIPQLEVLKECSIFMTHGGMNSTHEGLYNGVPLIIIPQQQEQAHVAMQVVRTKSGICLKNSKITPALLKQSVEKIMSDHSYRENALKMRDSFIDAGGPERGVEEIFTYVRKTKIISSVSKIGG, encoded by the coding sequence ATGTCAAAAGTATTCTTTTTCAACATTCCTTTTCATGGACACGTTAATCCAAGTTTGGGACTGGCACAGGAATTGGTTAAAAAGGGAGAGGAAGTTATATATTACGGAATAGACAGCTTTAGGGAAAAGATTGAAAGTACCGGCGCCAGATTCAGAAGCTACGGAGATAAATTTTATCTGGACGAGAATTTTGTAACCTATAACTTAACCGAATTGTTCAAAGTTCATATGGAAAACAGTGAATTCATAATGGATAAACTGCTGCAGGATATAGAAAGAGACAAACCGGATTATATTGTACATGACTCTTTGGCAACATGGGGCAAATGTGCGGCAGCGGCTGCGGGTATTCCGGCAATTGACACCTTTACTACCATAGTACTTGCGCCTGACGGTTTTTTACTTACAGCAGGCTTTATTCTTAGTTTTGCTCTTGCCATGATAACCAATATACCCAACGTATTAAAAATACAAAAAATAAGGAAAAATCTAAAAAATAAATATAATGTACATATAGAAAGCCTTGTTGATATTTTATGCAACAGGCAGGATTTAAACCTTGTTTATACTTCGGACATCTTTCAGCCTAACCGGCAGGCACTGGGTAATGAATATAAATTTATAGGGCCTACAAGTATGTTCAGAAAAGAATCTATAACCGGATTTAGTATTGACAGGCGAGGAAACAGACCTTTGTTATTTATTTCCATGGGTACAATATTCAATAATAACAGGGAGTTCTTTGATAAATGCACAGAGGCTTTCGGGGATATGGAGCTGGATGTATTAATGTCTGTAGGCAAGAACATTAATATACCGTCTCTTTTAATTCCTGAAAACTTTACAGTAAAGCCTTACAACGAAATTCCACAGTTAGAGGTACTTAAAGAATGTAGTATTTTCATGACACATGGCGGAATGAACAGTACTCATGAAGGACTTTACAATGGTGTTCCATTGATTATAATACCTCAGCAGCAGGAGCAGGCTCATGTTGCAATGCAGGTAGTGAGAACTAAAAGTGGCATCTGTCTGAAAAATTCCAAAATTACACCGGCTTTGCTTAAACAATCGGTAGAAAAAATTATGTCCGACCATTCATACAGGGAAAATGCACTGAAAATGAGAGATTCTTTTATTGATGCCGGTGGCCCTGAAAGGGGAGTCGAGGAGATATTTACATACGTAAGAAAGACGAAAATAATTTCTTCTGTTTCTAAAATTGGAGGTTAA